The Polynucleobacter sp. MWH-UH35A genomic interval CCGGTACCTGGGCACTCGTTTTTCTTTGCTTGACTCTGGTGATGACGCCATTGCGTTTGATAACGGGTTTGGCGGCCTGGATTAGGCTGCGTCGCATGTTGGGTCTGTTTTGTTTCTTCTATGCCTGCATTCACTTTTCAATCTGGTTTTGGTTGGACCAGAATTTAAATCTTCAATCGATGTGGGGTGATGTGATGAAACGACCCTTTATTACGATGGGATTCTTGACATTGGTACTGCTTGCTCCATTGGCAGCCACCTCAAATCAGTGGGCAGTCCGCCTACTTGGGAGACGTTGGGCTCTATTGCATAAGTTTGTTTACCTCATTGCCTGTACTGCAATCGTTCATTATTGGTGGCATAAAGCTGGCAAGAATGATTTGGATACGGTTTCGATCTATGCAGCGGTGATTCTGCTACTACTTGCTTGTCGACT includes:
- the msrQ gene encoding protein-methionine-sulfoxide reductase heme-binding subunit MsrQ gives rise to the protein MKLIKTAVFLLSLMPLARLVWLGSDDGLGANPIEFITRSTGTWALVFLCLTLVMTPLRLITGLAAWIRLRRMLGLFCFFYACIHFSIWFWLDQNLNLQSMWGDVMKRPFITMGFLTLVLLAPLAATSNQWAVRLLGRRWALLHKFVYLIACTAIVHYWWHKAGKNDLDTVSIYAAVILLLLACRLPFVKNVLQRRRS